One Nonomuraea angiospora DNA segment encodes these proteins:
- a CDS encoding YceI family protein yields the protein MSITAGSYTFGPDSGRLLIQTTRTGLGAKAGHDLTIEVTRWSGEATIDTAAPANSSLTVEVDAGSLAVRTGTGGVKPLTDSDRADIERIIREKILQTDRHPAITFRSTRVDGTAESFHIEGDLTIVGEPRLVTVQGLFADERVQGSAAIVQSRWGIRPYSALLGALKLSDEVEVRFDVALVAKD from the coding sequence GTGAGCATTACCGCTGGTAGCTACACGTTCGGACCCGATTCCGGCCGGCTCCTCATCCAGACGACCCGCACCGGGCTGGGCGCCAAAGCCGGCCACGACCTCACCATCGAGGTCACCCGCTGGAGCGGCGAGGCCACCATCGACACCGCCGCCCCGGCCAACTCCTCGCTGACCGTCGAGGTCGACGCGGGTTCGCTCGCGGTCCGGACGGGGACAGGCGGCGTCAAGCCGCTCACGGACTCCGACCGCGCGGACATCGAGCGAATCATCCGGGAGAAGATCCTTCAGACCGACCGACATCCGGCGATCACCTTCCGGTCGACACGGGTCGACGGGACCGCCGAGTCGTTCCACATCGAGGGCGACCTCACCATCGTCGGGGAGCCCCGGCTGGTGACGGTCCAGGGCCTGTTCGCCGATGAGCGCGTACAGGGCTCGGCGGCCATCGTGCAGTCCCGGTGGGGGATTCGACCGTATTCGGCGTTGCTCGGCGCGCTCAAGCTGAGCGATGAGGTCGAGGTGCGGTTCGACGTCGCCCTCGTGGCGAAGGACTGA
- a CDS encoding GtrA family protein yields MDFARRLYERFSSLAHELAKFGSIGAVAFLIDFGLLNLCNVVLGLGPLTSKVVATTISTTFAYIGNRFWTFRHRDQSGLGREYFLFFLLNGIALLFGMLTIGFTTYTLDRHDALSINIANIVGVGLGTLFRYWSYKKWVFLEATEPIPMELPEAGIKQDR; encoded by the coding sequence GTGGACTTCGCCAGACGCCTCTACGAGCGGTTCTCCTCCCTTGCACACGAACTGGCCAAGTTCGGCAGCATCGGGGCCGTCGCCTTCCTGATCGACTTCGGCCTCCTCAACCTCTGCAATGTGGTGCTGGGGCTGGGGCCGCTGACATCCAAGGTCGTGGCGACGACGATCTCCACGACCTTCGCCTACATCGGCAACCGCTTCTGGACGTTCCGGCACCGCGATCAGAGCGGCCTGGGACGCGAATACTTCCTGTTCTTCCTGCTCAACGGCATCGCGCTGCTGTTCGGCATGCTGACGATCGGCTTCACCACGTACACGCTCGACCGGCACGACGCGCTCAGCATCAACATCGCCAACATCGTGGGTGTCGGGCTCGGCACGCTGTTCCGCTACTGGTCTTACAAGAAGTGGGTGTTCCTGGAGGCCACCGAGCCCATCCCGATGGAGCTGCCCGAGGCCGGGATCAAGCAGGACCGCTGA
- the purE gene encoding 5-(carboxyamino)imidazole ribonucleotide mutase, giving the protein MGSDSDWPVMKAAAEAVAEFGVPFEADVVSAHRMPTEMIDYGRQAASRGLQVIIAGAGGAAHLPGMLASVTPLPVIGVPVPLKYLDGMDSLLSIVQMPAGVPVATVAVGGARNAGLLAVRILAASDPGLRERMEEFQARLKEQAYAKGEKLRAEAANLGS; this is encoded by the coding sequence ATGGGGAGCGACTCCGACTGGCCGGTCATGAAGGCCGCCGCGGAGGCGGTCGCCGAATTCGGCGTGCCCTTCGAGGCGGACGTGGTCTCGGCGCACCGCATGCCGACCGAGATGATCGACTACGGCCGCCAGGCCGCCTCCCGGGGCCTGCAGGTGATCATCGCCGGGGCCGGGGGAGCCGCGCACCTGCCCGGCATGCTGGCCTCCGTCACGCCGCTGCCGGTGATCGGGGTGCCGGTGCCGCTGAAGTACCTCGACGGGATGGACTCGCTGCTGTCGATCGTCCAGATGCCCGCCGGAGTGCCGGTGGCGACGGTGGCGGTCGGCGGGGCCCGCAACGCGGGGCTGCTGGCCGTACGCATCCTCGCCGCGTCCGACCCCGGGTTGCGGGAGCGGATGGAGGAGTTCCAGGCGCGGCTGAAGGAGCAGGCGTACGCCAAGGGCGAGAAGCTGCGCGCGGAGGCCGCGAACCTGGGGTCGTGA
- the bfr gene encoding bacterioferritin: MQGDKQIIELLNEQLTAELTAINQYFLHAKMQENWGYTKLAEHTRAESIDEMRHAERLTDRILFLEGLPNYQRLGTLHIGQTVEEQLRADLEVELSVVQRLRPAIALMREKGDITSARIFEEILEDEEEHIDYLETELSLIRSLGEQLYLARYAEPPSSDD, translated from the coding sequence ATGCAGGGCGACAAGCAGATCATCGAGTTGCTCAACGAGCAGCTGACCGCCGAGCTCACCGCCATCAACCAGTACTTCCTGCACGCCAAGATGCAGGAGAACTGGGGCTACACGAAACTCGCCGAGCACACCCGCGCGGAGTCGATCGACGAGATGCGCCACGCGGAGCGTCTGACCGATCGCATCCTCTTCCTGGAGGGCCTGCCCAACTACCAGCGCCTGGGCACTCTGCACATCGGCCAGACCGTGGAGGAGCAGCTCAGGGCGGACCTCGAGGTCGAGCTCTCAGTCGTGCAGCGCCTGCGCCCGGCCATCGCGCTCATGCGCGAGAAGGGCGACATCACCTCGGCCCGGATCTTCGAGGAGATCCTGGAGGACGAGGAGGAGCACATCGACTATCTGGAGACGGAGCTCAGCCTCATCCGCAGCCTGGGCGAGCAGCTCTACCTGGCCCGCTACGCCGAGCCGCCCTCGTCCGACGACTGA
- a CDS encoding (2Fe-2S)-binding protein — translation MYVCICRAVTENEVHDCIASGAKSAKQIRDTTGAGGDCARCVRKICAILKRSEELTTA, via the coding sequence ATGTACGTGTGCATTTGTCGTGCTGTGACCGAGAACGAGGTGCACGACTGCATCGCCTCCGGGGCCAAGAGCGCCAAGCAGATCCGCGACACCACTGGTGCCGGTGGTGACTGTGCCCGATGTGTACGGAAGATCTGTGCAATCCTGAAACGGTCTGAAGAACTGACGACCGCATAG
- a CDS encoding glycoside hydrolase family 95-like protein — protein sequence MTTRRTRIGTCPTCSACIPGGRSPIHVLPALPSAWPTGSVRGLRARGDVTVDVSWRDGAAERITLHAGRSGPITVRTDLAGRCRVSGDARPRRSGDTLSWDAEAGTTYTILGG from the coding sequence GTGACGACCCGGAGAACACGCATCGGCACGTGTCCCACCTGTTCGGCCTGCATCCCGGGCGGCAGGTCGCCGATCCACGTCCTGCCCGCCCTGCCCTCCGCCTGGCCCACGGGGTCCGTGCGCGGGCTGCGCGCCCGGGGCGACGTGACGGTGGACGTCTCCTGGCGGGACGGCGCCGCCGAGCGGATCACGCTGCACGCGGGGCGCTCAGGGCCGATCACGGTGCGGACGGACCTCGCCGGACGCTGCCGGGTGTCCGGCGACGCGCGCCCGCGGCGCTCCGGGGACACGCTGAGCTGGGACGCCGAGGCCGGGACGACGTACACCATTCTCGGCGGATAA
- a CDS encoding VOC family protein, translated as MRGKPATGMLHHVEIWVPDLPRAVASWQWLLEALGYTLYQDWEHGRSWRLGATYLVLEQSPALSGDRHDRCRPGLNHLAFHVASRAEMEALAERASANGWTLMFPDRHPYAGGEHHYAAYLEDGDGFEIELVAQEPVEP; from the coding sequence ATGAGAGGGAAACCCGCGACCGGGATGCTGCATCACGTCGAGATCTGGGTGCCCGACCTGCCGCGAGCTGTCGCGAGCTGGCAGTGGCTGCTGGAGGCGCTCGGCTACACGCTCTACCAGGACTGGGAGCACGGCCGTAGCTGGCGGTTGGGAGCCACGTACCTGGTGCTGGAGCAGTCGCCCGCCCTCAGCGGCGACCGGCACGACCGTTGCCGCCCCGGGCTGAACCATCTGGCCTTCCATGTGGCCAGCCGCGCCGAGATGGAGGCGCTGGCCGAGCGGGCGTCCGCGAACGGCTGGACGTTGATGTTCCCCGATCGCCACCCGTACGCGGGCGGGGAGCATCACTACGCCGCATACCTGGAGGACGGGGACGGCTTCGAGATCGAGCTGGTCGCGCAGGAGCCCGTAGAGCCGTAA
- a CDS encoding UDP-glucose dehydrogenase family protein has translation MPYRLTVIGTGYLGITHAACMADLGFDVLGLDIDADKIRSLNQGELPIHEPGLEPVLRRGLESGRLRFTTSYEEAAAFGDVHFVCVGTPQKRGEYAADVTYIDNAIESLAPFLDRQCLVVGKSTVPVGTAERLADKLTRLAPAGGQAELAWNPEFLREGFAVQDTLHPDRIVVGVRTERAEKVLREVYEPLGEVPFVVTDFATSELVKTAANAFLATKISFINAMAEVCEAAHADVKQLSEALSYDNRIGGRYLNAGLGFGGGCLPKDIRAFMARAGELGADQALTFLREVDAINLRRRARMVDLARELAGGSFHGCTVGVLGAAFKPNSDDIRDSPALDVAVTIGHQGGQVTVYDPIALGNAREAHPELNYGESALDAVRGAHVVLLLTEWQEFVELDPEELGAVVATRRIVDGRNALNAETWRSAGWHYRALGRP, from the coding sequence GTGCCATATCGCCTCACGGTGATCGGGACCGGATACCTGGGCATCACCCATGCGGCGTGCATGGCTGACCTCGGATTCGACGTCCTGGGCCTTGATATCGACGCCGACAAGATCCGCAGCCTCAACCAAGGGGAGCTCCCGATCCACGAGCCCGGGCTCGAGCCCGTGCTCCGCCGTGGGCTCGAATCCGGCCGCCTTCGCTTCACCACCTCCTACGAGGAGGCCGCCGCCTTCGGAGACGTGCACTTCGTCTGCGTGGGCACTCCCCAGAAACGCGGCGAATATGCCGCGGACGTCACGTACATCGACAACGCGATCGAGTCCCTCGCCCCCTTCCTCGACCGCCAGTGCCTGGTCGTGGGCAAGTCCACCGTGCCCGTCGGCACCGCCGAGCGGCTCGCGGACAAGCTCACCCGCCTCGCGCCCGCCGGTGGGCAGGCCGAGCTGGCCTGGAACCCCGAGTTCCTGCGGGAGGGGTTCGCGGTTCAGGACACCCTGCACCCCGACCGCATCGTGGTCGGCGTTCGCACCGAGCGGGCGGAGAAGGTGCTGCGCGAGGTGTACGAGCCGCTGGGCGAGGTTCCGTTCGTGGTGACCGATTTCGCCACGTCCGAGCTGGTCAAGACGGCCGCGAACGCGTTCCTGGCCACCAAGATCTCGTTCATCAACGCGATGGCCGAGGTCTGCGAGGCCGCGCACGCCGACGTCAAGCAGTTGTCCGAGGCGCTGTCGTACGACAACCGGATCGGCGGACGTTACCTGAACGCGGGACTCGGGTTCGGCGGCGGCTGCCTGCCCAAGGACATCAGGGCCTTCATGGCCAGGGCCGGGGAGCTGGGAGCGGACCAGGCCCTGACGTTCCTGCGCGAGGTCGACGCCATCAACCTGCGGCGGCGCGCCCGCATGGTCGATCTGGCCAGGGAGCTGGCCGGGGGCTCGTTCCACGGGTGCACCGTGGGCGTGCTGGGCGCCGCGTTCAAGCCGAACTCGGACGACATCCGCGACTCCCCCGCGCTGGACGTCGCCGTGACCATCGGCCACCAGGGCGGACAGGTCACGGTGTACGACCCGATCGCGCTCGGCAACGCCCGTGAGGCTCACCCCGAGCTGAACTACGGCGAATCAGCCCTGGACGCGGTACGCGGAGCGCACGTGGTGCTGCTGCTCACCGAGTGGCAGGAGTTCGTGGAGCTCGATCCCGAGGAGCTGGGGGCCGTGGTGGCGACCCGGCGCATCGTGGACGGGCGAAACGCCCTCAATGCCGAGACGTGGCGGTCCGCCGGATGGCACTACCGCGCCCTCGGCCGCCCCTGA
- a CDS encoding LLM class flavin-dependent oxidoreductase yields the protein MRLGVMFDRELPPEQLIPFAKALDATAVDDLWVVEDLGWTGGVSSAATALAVTSRLRVGIGITPAPLRNPMLLAMELANLARVHPGRLAAGIGHGVGDWMRQVGAAPASPLALLEETITSVRALLRGETVTLHGRSVHLDGVSLVHPPAAPPPVLAGVKGPRSLALSGRVAQGTIIPEGVGPEQLPGILERIGGSADHELVVFSFLNTGAEVPESARDLVAGQAGFLGVAPGEVAMASGSPEAAAEHVKELWAAGAATVAVRPLGPDPLRHVTALLSAL from the coding sequence GTGAGACTCGGAGTCATGTTCGACCGGGAGCTTCCTCCCGAGCAGTTGATCCCGTTCGCCAAGGCGCTCGACGCGACGGCCGTGGACGACCTCTGGGTGGTGGAGGACCTGGGCTGGACCGGGGGCGTCTCGTCGGCCGCCACCGCGCTCGCCGTCACGTCCCGGCTGCGGGTCGGCATCGGCATCACCCCCGCTCCCCTGCGCAACCCGATGCTCCTGGCGATGGAGCTGGCCAACCTGGCCAGGGTGCATCCCGGGCGGCTGGCCGCCGGGATCGGGCACGGCGTGGGCGACTGGATGCGCCAGGTGGGCGCCGCCCCGGCGTCGCCGCTGGCGCTCCTGGAGGAGACCATCACGTCCGTACGCGCGCTGCTGCGCGGTGAGACGGTGACCCTGCACGGCAGGTCCGTCCACCTGGACGGGGTCTCCCTGGTGCACCCGCCCGCCGCGCCCCCGCCCGTGCTGGCCGGGGTGAAGGGGCCGCGCTCGCTCGCGCTGTCGGGCCGGGTCGCCCAGGGGACGATCATCCCCGAGGGCGTCGGACCCGAGCAGCTGCCCGGGATCCTGGAGCGGATCGGGGGCTCCGCGGATCACGAGCTCGTGGTCTTCTCCTTCCTCAACACCGGGGCCGAGGTCCCGGAGAGCGCCCGTGACCTGGTGGCGGGGCAGGCCGGGTTCCTCGGGGTCGCGCCCGGGGAGGTGGCGATGGCGTCGGGGTCCCCTGAGGCCGCGGCCGAGCACGTCAAGGAGCTGTGGGCGGCCGGGGCCGCCACGGTGGCGGTGCGGCCGCTGGGCCCGGACCCGCTGCGGCACGTCACGGCCCTGCTGTCGGCCCTCTGA
- a CDS encoding ATP-binding protein: MRRRLLSSTLVVAVIAVLLLGVPLGVVVSRLIVDEAAQELGAEAKRLVGEVEYARVQETPLDPQQLEQKYPGRYIQIWERGTPLRVTVVGTAPPSGHLMTEDAQTNTGVYVRISRDRDQVEQDVRARLLLIVALAVAALAVAVSLAVVQSRRLTLPLQDLAKIAERLGSGDARPSKHRYGIPELDRVAQVLDRSATRISDLLTREREFATDASHQLRTPLTGLTMRLEEIVSAADEPEVVREEGEAAIVQAERLTAVIDELLAAARRQRHAQAEPVAIDDVIIQQIREWEPVFREAGRTLRLEGARGLKAMATTGGFGQVIASLLENSLRHGGGDVTVTSTSGDNYVVIEVADEGPGIADEIAPKIFERNVSGGGGTGLGLTLARALAAADGGRLELVRRRPATFAIFLRPAEDDGARTRVVSGPA; the protein is encoded by the coding sequence ATGCGCCGCCGACTGCTCTCCTCAACCCTGGTCGTCGCGGTCATCGCGGTCCTGCTGCTGGGGGTCCCCCTGGGTGTCGTCGTCAGCCGGCTGATCGTCGACGAGGCGGCTCAGGAGCTCGGGGCGGAGGCCAAGCGCCTCGTGGGAGAGGTCGAGTACGCCCGCGTTCAGGAGACGCCGCTCGACCCCCAGCAACTGGAGCAGAAGTATCCCGGCAGGTACATCCAGATCTGGGAACGCGGAACCCCCCTGCGGGTGACCGTGGTCGGCACCGCTCCGCCGTCCGGTCACCTGATGACCGAGGACGCCCAGACCAACACTGGCGTCTATGTCCGCATAAGTCGTGATCGCGACCAGGTCGAACAGGACGTACGGGCCCGGCTTCTGCTCATCGTGGCCCTGGCCGTCGCCGCCCTGGCGGTGGCCGTGAGCCTGGCCGTCGTACAGTCCCGGCGGCTGACGCTGCCGCTGCAGGACCTGGCGAAGATCGCCGAGCGGCTGGGCTCCGGAGACGCCCGGCCGAGCAAACACCGCTACGGCATCCCCGAGCTCGACCGGGTGGCCCAAGTGCTCGACCGCAGCGCGACCCGCATCTCCGACCTGCTCACCCGCGAGCGCGAGTTCGCCACCGACGCCTCCCACCAGCTCCGCACCCCCTTGACCGGTCTCACCATGCGCCTGGAGGAGATCGTGTCCGCGGCGGACGAGCCGGAGGTCGTACGGGAGGAGGGCGAGGCGGCGATCGTGCAGGCGGAGCGGCTCACCGCCGTGATCGACGAGCTGCTGGCGGCGGCCCGGCGCCAGCGCCACGCCCAGGCCGAGCCGGTCGCCATCGACGACGTGATCATCCAGCAGATCAGGGAGTGGGAGCCGGTCTTCCGGGAGGCGGGGCGTACCCTGCGGCTCGAAGGCGCCCGCGGCCTGAAGGCGATGGCCACCACCGGCGGCTTCGGCCAGGTGATCGCGTCGCTGCTGGAGAACTCCCTGCGACACGGCGGCGGCGACGTCACCGTCACCTCGACCAGCGGCGACAACTACGTGGTGATCGAGGTCGCGGACGAGGGGCCGGGCATCGCCGACGAGATCGCCCCGAAGATCTTCGAGCGGAACGTGAGCGGCGGCGGAGGCACCGGCCTCGGGCTGACGCTCGCCCGCGCGCTGGCCGCGGCCGACGGCGGCAGGCTGGAGCTGGTACGGCGCCGCCCGGCGACGTTCGCCATCTTCCTGCGCCCGGCCGAGGACGACGGGGCCAGGACGCGGGTGGTCAGCGGTCCTGCTTGA
- a CDS encoding C39 family peptidase, producing the protein MKNRRTGTGVALTAAVTVGVLSFTAASPAYASPGTPTPTPSPSPSSSVTATPKGLFTPLKYQLNLKGQRQETNYFCVPASSSMSLSTFGVNVSQSTLAKQMKTTASAGTKGRDAIPVVNAYLKSRGYKVTSPTDADGNAVVLMNRVSGNIGDLRRAPVLAVWMEQLPWNKGKIKGTRVGHAIIAYGYDKTAGTVTVYDPWKPTGGTHTIKAAVLAGILQPGGNMYYISKL; encoded by the coding sequence GTGAAGAACCGTAGAACGGGGACCGGCGTCGCCCTCACCGCAGCCGTGACCGTGGGCGTCCTGAGCTTCACCGCCGCGTCGCCGGCCTACGCGTCTCCCGGCACCCCGACTCCCACTCCTTCCCCTTCGCCCTCGTCCTCCGTCACCGCAACGCCCAAGGGGCTCTTCACGCCCTTGAAGTACCAGCTCAACCTCAAGGGCCAGCGCCAGGAGACCAACTACTTCTGCGTCCCCGCCTCGTCGTCGATGAGCCTGTCGACCTTCGGCGTCAACGTCAGCCAGTCGACCCTCGCCAAGCAGATGAAGACCACGGCCTCCGCCGGCACGAAGGGCAGGGACGCGATTCCGGTGGTCAACGCCTACCTCAAGTCGCGCGGCTACAAGGTCACGAGCCCCACCGACGCGGACGGCAACGCGGTCGTGCTCATGAACCGGGTCTCGGGCAACATCGGTGACCTGCGCCGGGCGCCGGTGCTCGCGGTGTGGATGGAGCAGCTGCCCTGGAACAAGGGCAAGATCAAGGGCACCAGGGTGGGCCACGCCATCATCGCCTACGGTTACGACAAGACGGCGGGCACCGTCACCGTGTACGACCCGTGGAAGCCGACCGGCGGCACCCACACCATCAAGGCCGCCGTCCTGGCCGGCATCCTCCAGCCGGGCGGCAACATGTACTACATCTCCAAGCTCTGA
- a CDS encoding MerR family transcriptional regulator codes for MPSEISIGRLAELTGLSVHTLRFYEREGLLLNPVRRGPGGRRIYSEADAHWLTTCIILRASGMPLPAIREYTDLVRSGTGNEAERLTIMLEHRERVLRQMSDLNRCLDLITYKVGVYEDIISDSTVADCSPQS; via the coding sequence ATGCCATCGGAGATCAGCATCGGCCGGCTCGCCGAACTCACCGGGCTGAGCGTGCACACGCTGCGCTTCTACGAGCGGGAGGGCCTCCTGCTCAATCCCGTGCGCCGCGGGCCGGGCGGCCGCCGGATCTACAGCGAGGCGGACGCGCACTGGCTGACCACCTGCATCATCCTGCGCGCCTCGGGGATGCCGCTGCCCGCGATCCGGGAGTACACCGACCTCGTCAGGAGCGGGACCGGGAACGAGGCCGAGCGCCTCACCATCATGCTGGAGCACCGGGAGCGCGTGCTGCGCCAGATGAGCGATCTCAACCGCTGCCTGGACCTCATCACCTACAAGGTCGGCGTGTACGAGGACATCATCTCCGACAGCACCGTCGCCGACTGCTCGCCCCAAAGCTGA
- a CDS encoding RICIN domain-containing protein encodes MVATPTRMFAVAATAALALSLTAVPASAGASGRLMNGATDLCLAVGKSEVKAGKKVIQWTCSDNKDQQWIYKGRKLVNAKTGMCLAIARGSMVKGKYAIQWPCTDGGIEQEWIYDDLQRLRNRATGLCLAVGKGERKKGKWIIQWTCRDTGEQAWLWR; translated from the coding sequence GTGGTCGCCACCCCCACCAGAATGTTCGCCGTCGCCGCCACCGCCGCCCTCGCGCTGTCCCTGACCGCCGTCCCCGCCTCGGCGGGCGCCAGCGGACGGCTGATGAACGGCGCCACCGACCTCTGCCTGGCCGTGGGCAAGAGCGAGGTCAAGGCCGGCAAGAAGGTCATCCAGTGGACCTGCTCCGACAACAAGGACCAGCAGTGGATCTACAAGGGGCGCAAGCTCGTCAACGCCAAGACCGGCATGTGCCTGGCGATCGCGCGCGGCTCCATGGTCAAGGGCAAGTACGCGATCCAGTGGCCGTGCACCGACGGCGGGATCGAGCAGGAGTGGATCTACGACGACCTGCAGCGCCTGCGCAACCGGGCCACCGGCCTGTGCCTGGCGGTCGGCAAGGGCGAGCGCAAGAAGGGTAAGTGGATCATCCAGTGGACGTGCAGGGACACGGGAGAGCAGGCGTGGCTCTGGCGGTGA
- a CDS encoding lamin tail domain-containing protein — MLKRLLAAIGFAAVVLPSAGTPAQAATPVVQIVKVYYDSPGSDRGGNVSLNGEYAVLRNMSRQSIQLQNWILRDETGYKYRFPSFTLKPGKSVTVRSGQGSNTSTTLYWGRKWYVWNNDGDTAGLYRGSDLKKIDGCTWGRGGISTTCQ, encoded by the coding sequence GTGCTCAAGCGTCTCCTCGCGGCGATCGGCTTCGCGGCCGTGGTCCTGCCGTCGGCCGGCACCCCCGCCCAGGCCGCTACGCCGGTCGTTCAGATCGTCAAGGTCTATTACGACTCGCCCGGGTCCGACCGGGGCGGCAACGTCTCGCTCAACGGCGAATACGCGGTGCTGCGCAACATGAGCAGGCAGAGCATCCAGCTCCAGAACTGGATCCTGCGGGACGAGACCGGCTACAAATACCGATTCCCCAGCTTCACCCTCAAGCCCGGCAAATCAGTGACCGTACGCTCGGGCCAGGGGAGCAACACCTCGACCACCCTGTACTGGGGTCGCAAGTGGTACGTCTGGAACAACGACGGCGACACGGCCGGCCTCTACCGGGGCAGCGACCTCAAGAAGATCGACGGCTGCACCTGGGGACGCGGCGGCATCTCCACCACCTGCCAGTAG
- a CDS encoding 5-(carboxyamino)imidazole ribonucleotide synthase, with amino-acid sequence MSSYSPIGPVVGIVGAGQLARMSQPPAIALGVELRVLANTPEESAARVIVDTRVGDYRDLDDLREFAKGCDAITFDHEHVPTEHIRALTEAGHSVHPGADALVHAQDKAVMRERLTAIGVPCPAWARVSSPEEATRFAERHGWPMVLKSVRGGYDGRGVWVCRSAEEVAEAFATGVELLAEAFVPFERELAVLVARSPHGQGVSYPVVETVQQDGICVEVIAPAPGLDPEYSAQAQRIGLKIAHELGVTGLLAVELFDTPNGLVVNELAMRPHNSGHWTIEGSTTSQFEQHLRAVLDLPLGSPKMTAQVVVMANLLGGEEPDLFKRYEHVLAHDPGIKLHFYGKEVRPGRKIGHVTALGSNLDEVRARARHAAVYLTTGEYT; translated from the coding sequence GTGAGTTCCTACAGCCCCATCGGGCCGGTCGTCGGCATCGTCGGCGCAGGCCAGCTGGCCAGGATGTCGCAGCCGCCGGCCATCGCGCTCGGCGTCGAGCTGCGGGTGCTGGCCAACACGCCGGAGGAGAGCGCCGCCCGCGTGATCGTCGACACGCGCGTCGGAGACTACCGTGATCTGGACGATCTGCGCGAGTTCGCCAAGGGCTGCGACGCGATCACGTTCGACCACGAACACGTGCCCACCGAGCACATCCGGGCCCTGACCGAGGCCGGGCACTCCGTGCACCCCGGGGCCGATGCCCTCGTGCACGCCCAGGACAAGGCCGTCATGCGCGAGCGGCTGACCGCGATCGGCGTGCCGTGCCCGGCGTGGGCGCGCGTGTCGTCGCCCGAGGAGGCCACGCGCTTCGCCGAGCGGCACGGCTGGCCGATGGTGCTGAAGTCGGTGCGCGGCGGCTACGACGGCCGCGGCGTGTGGGTGTGCCGGTCGGCCGAGGAGGTCGCGGAGGCGTTCGCGACCGGGGTCGAGCTGCTCGCCGAGGCGTTCGTGCCGTTCGAGCGGGAGCTGGCGGTGCTGGTCGCCCGCTCGCCGCACGGGCAGGGCGTCAGCTACCCGGTCGTGGAGACCGTCCAGCAGGACGGCATCTGCGTGGAGGTCATCGCGCCCGCTCCCGGGCTGGACCCCGAATACTCCGCGCAGGCGCAGCGCATCGGCCTGAAGATCGCCCACGAGCTCGGCGTGACCGGGCTGCTCGCGGTCGAGCTCTTCGACACGCCGAACGGGCTCGTGGTCAACGAGCTGGCCATGCGCCCGCACAACAGCGGCCACTGGACCATCGAGGGCTCGACGACGTCGCAGTTCGAGCAGCATCTGAGGGCGGTGCTGGACCTGCCGCTCGGCTCGCCCAAGATGACCGCCCAGGTCGTCGTCATGGCCAACCTGCTCGGTGGCGAAGAGCCCGACCTGTTCAAGCGCTACGAGCACGTGCTGGCCCACGATCCGGGCATCAAGCTGCACTTCTACGGCAAAGAGGTGCGCCCCGGCCGCAAGATCGGCCACGTGACGGCCCTCGGCTCCAACCTCGACGAGGTGCGCGCCCGCGCCCGCCACGCCGCCGTCTACCTCACCACCGGGGAGTACACGTGA
- a CDS encoding response regulator transcription factor yields MTCVLLAEDDTSISEPLARALRREGYQVEVSPDGPQALERALSGGIDLIVLDLGLPEMDGLEVARRIRAEGHGTPVLILTARVDEVDTVVGLDAGADDYVTKPFRLAELLARVRALLRRGTSETPVVQGVRIDADSRRAWMGEKELHLTTKEFDLLRVLVRDAGKVVTREQIMREVWDTNWWGSTKTLDMHISWLRRKLGDDAAKPRYITTVRGVGFRFERE; encoded by the coding sequence ATGACCTGCGTACTTCTCGCCGAGGATGACACCTCGATCTCAGAGCCGCTCGCGCGTGCATTGCGCCGTGAGGGCTATCAGGTCGAGGTGAGCCCCGACGGCCCGCAAGCCCTGGAAAGGGCGCTGTCGGGCGGCATCGATCTCATCGTTCTTGACCTTGGACTGCCCGAAATGGACGGTTTGGAGGTGGCTCGTCGCATCCGGGCCGAGGGCCACGGCACTCCGGTCCTGATTCTCACCGCTCGCGTCGACGAGGTGGACACCGTCGTCGGCCTCGACGCCGGGGCGGACGACTACGTGACGAAGCCGTTCAGGCTGGCCGAGCTGCTCGCCCGGGTACGGGCGCTGCTGCGGCGCGGCACCTCCGAGACTCCGGTCGTCCAGGGCGTGCGTATAGACGCCGACTCCCGCCGCGCGTGGATGGGGGAAAAGGAGCTGCATCTGACGACGAAGGAATTCGACCTGCTGCGTGTGCTCGTGCGCGACGCCGGAAAGGTGGTCACGAGGGAGCAGATCATGCGTGAGGTCTGGGACACGAACTGGTGGGGTTCGACCAAGACCCTCGACATGCACATCTCCTGGCTACGCCGCAAACTCGGCGACGACGCCGCGAAGCCGCGTTACATCACCACCGTCCGGGGAGTCGGCTTCCGGTTCGAACGCGAGTAG